A genome region from Sander vitreus isolate 19-12246 chromosome 21, sanVit1, whole genome shotgun sequence includes the following:
- the pigf gene encoding phosphatidylinositol-glycan biosynthesis class F protein: MWDHEIRAMASTHAIIAASVFMATVIPAALVPGFSVYGTHLLWLYSVSGAVTAVSVAVFWLLGITPPTKKHTVGFKLSRLFRSCLYFFLSCLFFHTVVVLYGAPLIESALETFSLAVLLTSLTTLRCLCVLGPNVQAWIRVFSRHGAMSVWDTCLQITVACTVVGAWVGAFPIPLDWDRPWQVWPVSCSLGAMIGFLTGLVAAPAWIHYHRKHLTYKCK; the protein is encoded by the exons ATGTGGGACCATGAAATCAGAGCCATGGCGTCCACTCACGCCATCATCGCCGCCTCGGTGTTCATGGCGACCGTCATACCTGCGGCACTCGTGCCAGGCTTCTCGGTGTACGGCACTCACCTGCTGTGGCTCTACTCGGTGTCCGGTGCGGTCACCGCGGTCAGTGTCGCCGTCTTCTGGCTGCTCGGCATCACACCCCCCACCAAGAAGCACACAGTGGGATTCAAG CTGTCTAGGTTGTTTCGTTCATGTCTGTACTTCTTCCTGTCGTGCCTGTTCTTCCACACTGTGGTCGTTCTCTATGGAGCTCCACTGATTGA ATCCGCTTTAGAGACATTCTCCCTCGCTGTGCTGCTGACCTCTCTAACCACACTGaggtgtctctgtgtcctcGGCCCCAATGTCCAGGCCTGGATACGAGTGTTCAGCCGGCATGG AGCTATGTCTGTGTGGGACACCTGTCTACAGATTACAGTGGCCTGCACAGTGGTAGGAGCCTGGGTTGGAGCCTTTCCTATACCACTGGACTGGGACAGGCCTTGGCAG GTTTGGCCTGTTTCCTGCAGTCTGGGCGCTATGATCGGTTTCCTGACCGGGCTTGTTGCAGCTCCTGCATGGATCCACTATCATCGCAAACACCTCACATACAAGTGCAAGTGA
- the cript gene encoding cysteine-rich PDZ-binding protein — protein sequence MVCEKCEKKLGKVITPDTWKDGARNTTEGGGRKLNENKMLTSKKARFDPYSKTGFATCRICKSSVHQSGSHYCQGCAYKKGICAMCGRKVLDTKNYKQTSV from the exons ATGGTTTGTGAAAAGT GCGAGAAGAAGCTTGGTAAAGTCATCACACCTGACACTTGGAAAGATGGAGCACGGAATACAACAG AGGGTGGTGGGCGTAAGCTAAATGAAAACAAGATGCTGACTTCTAAGAAAGCCAG GTTTGACCCATACAGCAAGACGGGCTTTGCTACCTGCAGGATCTGCAAGAGCTCAGTTCATCAGTCTGGATCACACTACTGTCAGGGCTGTGCCTACAAGAAAG GAATCTGTGCAATGTGTGGACGGAAAGTTTTGGACACTAAGAACTACAAACAGACATCTGTGTGA